Below is a window of Myxococcales bacterium DNA.
GTGATGGGCAAAGCCCCGCCCGTCCGCATCTTCTTCGTGGCCGGGTCGATCTCGAACAGCCACGAGAACGTGCCGTCGCCGTTCTCGTTGCAGCTCGGTTGTTTCAGGCTGATGCCCTTGTCGATGACCTGCGCCTGAACGAACTCGGCAGCCAGTGCCGGCGGTGACTTCACGAGGATGCTGGAGAGGCGCCCCTGCCATTTGGCCGACGAGCTGTTGTCGGCTTTGGCCAGGCACTCCGCTCCGGGCCCCGAGGGTCCCGCGCTGTAGCACTCCGCAGCCTGGGGGATACATCCGGTGTTCCCGCCACCACTGCCACCACCCCCGCCTCCGCCGTCGTCGCCGCCGCAAGCGGCAGCCAGGCTGAGCGCCAAACAAGCCATTCCTGAAAGCAAGAACCCACGCATGCGCGTCCTCCGAGGCCGAGCACAATAGCACCGAATGGCGGCGCTCGGGGGCTTTCGGCGCGCTCTCCGCCGCGATCGAGTAGAACGATGGTCTGCAATGAGTTCGCGTTGGTCGGGGCTGTCGATCTGGGGGTACGCCTTCGGGTACTTCGCCTGCTACGTCCCGTACAGCGCGCTCACCAAGGCTCTGAGCGGCGGCATGTTGCCCGGCATGCGCGGCGGCTTCTCCGGCTTCCAGCTGTTGCCGATCGCAAACCTGGCCTCGCTGCTCGGCATGTTCGCGTTCATCACCGCGATGGGTTGGTGGCGCTTTGCGGGTCGGCGAACGGTCTTTGGCATCAGCCTGCCGATGCCGAATTTCTGGACCTTCCTCTCGGGCCTGTGCACCTCGGTGATCATCGCCACGACGACCCTCGCCTATACCTTCGAAGGGGTGTCGATCGTCTTCATGATGCTCCTGATGCGCGGCGGCGTGCTCGCCATCGCGCCCGTCGTCGACTTCGCGAGTCGGCGCAAGGTTCGCCTCGCCTCGTGGGTTGCCCTGTCGCTGTCCCTCGGCGCGCTGTTCGTGGCGTTTTTCGGCGGCAGCAAGAGCAGCTTGGCCATGACCTGGGTCGCCACGGTCGACGTCATCTTCTACCTGCTGGGGTACTTCGTCCGCCTGCGTTTCATGAGCCGCTTGGCCAAGGGTGATGACCCCGACGTGACCAAGCGCTACTTCGTGGAGGAGCAGATGACCGCCACGCCCATCGTGGTGCTCGTCTTGGTGGTCTGTGCGTTGGTCGGGCGTGGGCAGATGCTGATGCACATCCGCTCCGGCTTCACCGACGTGTGGTCGAGCGGCAGCGCCGGCCTGATCTTCCTGGTTGGCATCTTGTCCCAGGGGACCGGCGTGTTCGGCGGGCTGATCTTGCTCGACGGGCGGGAAAACAGCTTCTGCGTGCCGGTCAATCGCGCGTCGAGCGTGCTGGCTGGGCTCCTGGCCAGCTTCAGCCTCGCCACCCTGCTCGAGACCCGCCTGCCGGGCGGCGCGGAGCTCTTCGGCGCGCTGTTGGTGGTCGGGGCAATCCTGGCGCTCAGCCTGCCGACGCTGCTGGCAAGGCGGGCGGCGGCAAAACAGGCGTAGCTTCTGCCGCCCAGGAAAAACCACGAGCCCACGCGTTCCGGATGGCCCGCGTGGGCTCGCTCACAGCCCCAGTCAGAAGCCGACCGCGTTATCGAGAATCGCGTCCACCGGTTCGGTGTCGGCGAGCCATCCCCCGTCGCCGAGGTCGCTCGACGTGCGGCGCGAGCTCAAGAGGTGGATGTCTCGCGCCGTGACCTCCGTGTGCCAGCGGCGCGTGCCATCCTTCTCGTAGCTCGAGGTGCGCAGGGTCCCCTCCACCAGCAGCCGCGAACCCTTCGACAAGATCTTCGACAGCGGCTCGGCGCGGTTGCCCCAGAGCACGACGTCGTGCCACTCGGTGCGCGTCTGCCGCTCCTTGTTCTTGTCCAAGTAGCTCTCGTTGGTGGCCATGCGGAAGCGCAGCAGGTTTGCCCCCGACGCCACGCTCTTGAACTCCGGATCGGAGCCCAGGTTGCCCATCAAAAAGACCTGATTGATACCTTCACTCATGATTGTCCCTTACCTTTCTGTTGTTCGTGAAAAAGCGGCCCAAGCTCAGGCCGCGCGTTTCTGTGTCCGTGCCCCGAGCCCCGGCAGGCGCTCGTAGGTCGCGGCCTCGAGGGCCTCGCGCAGCTCGGTGCTCGCGAGCACGGCCTCGCGCGCCCGCTCGCGTCCCTGGCCGATCGTCTTGCCCCCGAGCACCAGGTGCGAGCCGTTGCGGTCCAGCGCTCCGACCCGGACCGCGGTGTCGAGCAGATCCGTGATCGAGTCGATGCCGATGCCCCAGCGCACGTCGAACTCCGCCTCGGCGAATGGCGGCGCGACCTTGTTCTTGACGACGCGCACCCGCGTTCGATTGCCGACCACGTTGTCCCCCGCCTCGACCTTGCCGATGCGACGCACGTCCAGGCGCACGCTGGCGTAGAACTTGAGCGCCGTGCCGCCCGGGGTCGTCTCGGGGCTGCCATAGACGACGCCGATCTTCTGCCTCAGCTGGTTGATGAAGAGCAGCGTGGTGCCGCTCTTGTGGGTGATGGCGGTGAGCTTGCGGAGGGCCTGGCTCATCAGGCGCGCTTGCAGACCCATGTGGCTGTCGCCCATGTCGCCCTCGATCTCCGCGCGGGGCGTCAGCGCCGCCACGGAATCGATGACCACCAGGTCGAGCGCGCCGGAGCGGGTCAAGGCCTCGGCGATGTCGAGCGCCTGTTCGCCCGAGTCTGGTTGTGAGACCAGGAGCTTGCCGAGGTCGATGCCGATGGCGCGGCCGTAGCGCATGTCGAAGGCGTGCTCGGCGTCGATGAAGGCGGCCACGCCTCCCTGTTTCTGCACCTCCGCGATGGCATGCAGGCTGAGGGTGGTCTTGCCGCTCGACTCGGGTCCGAAGACCTCGACGATGCGTCCTCTCGGGTAGCCACCGACACCCAGGGCTTGGTCGAGGGCGAAGGCGCCGCTCGGGATGATGGGGATCGGCGTGGTCGCGGCGTCGCTACCAAGACGCATGATCGCGCCCTTGCCGTGGTTCTTTTCGATTTGATCGACCACCTCGCGGACGACGTGATCTCGGGTTCGGTTCTTTTCGCTCATCGTGTTCTCCTGTTTTCTTTGGTTGAAAAAATCTCCACCCTCGTGCGGGTCAGCCCGAGAGCGCGCGGTCGATCAGGCGCCCTTGAATCGCCTCGGCGACGTGCACGGCACGCACGCTTGGGCTGGCCTCGAGATCCGCAATGCTGAGCGCAACCCGCCGGATGCGCGCAAAGGCTCGGGCGCTCAGTCCAAGGCGGTTGACGGCGTCCTCGAGCAGCCGCCGGCTCTCCGGGTCCAGTGGCGCGACGCGATCGAGCTCGGAGTCTTTGAGCGCTGCGTTCAGCGACGAGCTCGCAACGCCCCGAGCGGCGCGTCCCTGGGCGATGACGCGGGCGGCGAGCACTCGCGCTCGCACCGAGGCCGAAGACTCCGCCGGC
It encodes the following:
- a CDS encoding single-stranded DNA-binding protein → MSEGINQVFLMGNLGSDPEFKSVASGANLLRFRMATNESYLDKNKERQTRTEWHDVVLWGNRAEPLSKILSKGSRLLVEGTLRTSSYEKDGTRRWHTEVTARDIHLLSSRRTSSDLGDGGWLADTEPVDAILDNAVGF
- the recA gene encoding recombinase RecA → MSEKNRTRDHVVREVVDQIEKNHGKGAIMRLGSDAATTPIPIIPSGAFALDQALGVGGYPRGRIVEVFGPESSGKTTLSLHAIAEVQKQGGVAAFIDAEHAFDMRYGRAIGIDLGKLLVSQPDSGEQALDIAEALTRSGALDLVVIDSVAALTPRAEIEGDMGDSHMGLQARLMSQALRKLTAITHKSGTTLLFINQLRQKIGVVYGSPETTPGGTALKFYASVRLDVRRIGKVEAGDNVVGNRTRVRVVKNKVAPPFAEAEFDVRWGIGIDSITDLLDTAVRVGALDRNGSHLVLGGKTIGQGRERAREAVLASTELREALEAATYERLPGLGARTQKRAA